One region of Anaeromyxobacter paludicola genomic DNA includes:
- a CDS encoding HD-GYP domain-containing protein — protein MRLFRAILGLMLLSSAVPVAVLGALLATRAELDGLAIGAGAFSVALSVALSAWFARRLTRPVRACVAGALEIARGRFGREVPVQVRNEIGDLAYTFNHMSRELASYDAENHRLIAALERGYLDTLRSLAGAIDAKDPYTRGHSQRVADLSVEIGRELGLDGPQLRLLEYGGLLHDVGKIGVGEPILRKAGQLTEEEMAVMREHPVIGAEIVRGVEFLAGALPGIRSHHERWDGGGYPDQLAGEQIPLVARIVSAADVYDAMTSERPYQRPLPPATASEKVASMAGRQIDPRVAAALERVLQRRETGGAAGEREARA, from the coding sequence GCTGATGCTCCTGTCGTCGGCCGTGCCGGTGGCGGTCCTGGGCGCGCTGCTCGCCACCCGCGCCGAGCTCGACGGCCTGGCCATCGGCGCGGGGGCGTTCTCGGTGGCGCTCTCGGTCGCGCTGTCGGCCTGGTTCGCCCGGCGGCTCACCCGCCCCGTGCGCGCCTGCGTCGCCGGCGCGCTCGAGATCGCGCGCGGCCGCTTCGGGCGCGAGGTCCCGGTGCAGGTCCGCAACGAGATCGGCGACCTCGCCTACACCTTCAACCACATGTCGCGCGAGCTCGCGAGCTACGACGCCGAGAACCACCGGCTCATCGCGGCGCTGGAGCGCGGCTACCTCGACACCCTCCGGAGCCTCGCCGGCGCCATCGACGCCAAGGACCCGTACACCCGCGGCCACAGCCAGCGCGTCGCCGACCTCTCGGTCGAGATCGGCCGGGAGCTCGGGCTCGACGGGCCGCAGCTGCGCCTCCTCGAGTACGGCGGCCTCCTGCACGACGTGGGCAAGATCGGCGTGGGCGAGCCCATCCTGCGCAAGGCCGGCCAGCTCACCGAGGAGGAGATGGCCGTCATGCGCGAGCACCCGGTGATCGGGGCGGAGATCGTGCGCGGCGTCGAGTTCCTGGCCGGCGCGCTGCCCGGCATCCGCTCGCACCACGAGCGCTGGGACGGGGGCGGCTACCCGGACCAGCTGGCGGGCGAGCAGATCCCGCTCGTGGCCCGCATCGTCTCGGCCGCCGACGTCTACGACGCCATGACCTCGGAGCGCCCGTACCAGCGGCCCCTCCCGCCCGCGACCGCCAGCGAGAAGGTGGCGAGCATGGCGGGGCGCCAGATCGACCCCCGCGTGGCCGCCGCCCTGGAGCGGGTCCTGCAACGGCGCGAGACCGGCGGCGCGGCCGGCGAGCGGGAGGCGCGCGCGTGA
- a CDS encoding HAD family hydrolase, protein MTRAALLDLDGTLIDSREDLCLAVNHALGVVGLPARSLEEVTSFVGEGAAKLVARAVAPRTDLLEPALAAWWEHYEAHLLDRTRLYPGVAEVLAGAGRTLAVLTNKPGRLARRILDGLGVGGRFAAVVGGDEAARKPDPAGALALLAKLGASPGDAVFVGDSRVDLETARAAGIPFVAVGWGLVPEAALREAGAEVIVHRAADLAPWLA, encoded by the coding sequence GTGACCCGGGCGGCCCTCCTCGACCTCGACGGCACGCTCATCGACTCGCGCGAGGACCTCTGCCTCGCCGTGAACCACGCCCTCGGCGTGGTGGGGCTGCCGGCGCGCTCGCTCGAGGAGGTGACGAGCTTCGTCGGCGAGGGGGCCGCGAAGCTGGTGGCCCGGGCCGTCGCGCCGCGGACCGACCTCCTCGAGCCCGCCCTCGCGGCCTGGTGGGAGCACTACGAGGCCCACCTGCTCGACCGGACCCGCCTCTACCCGGGCGTCGCCGAGGTCCTCGCCGGCGCGGGGCGCACCCTCGCCGTGCTCACCAACAAGCCGGGGCGGCTCGCCCGACGCATCCTCGACGGGCTCGGGGTCGGCGGCCGCTTCGCGGCGGTGGTCGGCGGGGACGAGGCGGCCCGGAAGCCCGATCCGGCCGGCGCGCTCGCGCTCCTGGCGAAGCTCGGCGCGTCGCCCGGCGACGCGGTCTTCGTGGGCGACAGCCGGGTGGACCTCGAGACGGCCCGCGCCGCCGGGATCCCCTTCGTGGCGGTCGGGTGGGGGCTCGTGCCCGAGGCGGCGCTGCGCGAGGCCGGCGCCGAGGTGATCGTGCACCGCGCCGCCGACCTCGCGCCCTGGCTGGCGTAG
- a CDS encoding S1C family serine protease: protein MVLGALLFALALAAEPPAGAAPPEEPLFSELHGAAPRPPIPDLTRLVKAAMPAVVSVITTAPPEAPKGGGPGQGAPEDLFDRYHDGAPKKGLGTGFVIHRDGWILTNAHVVEGAAQVEVDLGEDGQRVPARIVGADGPTDVALLKVEVPEPLPVVPLGDSDRVEIAEWALVLGNPFGLSHSVTFGIVSHTGRDDVSPAGREGFYDFIQTDASINPGNSGGPVLNLRGEVVGIATAVNATGQGIGFAVPINMAKEILGQLRAQGKVVRSWLGVSVREVSRDLARAAGLGAERGVMVTSVAEGGPGARAGLRVGDVITGFGGRAVRNAARLRWQVATAGVGRRVALTIRRGRDEERALAVQLTPAPPGEERVAGARAPSPGQEASGGD, encoded by the coding sequence ATGGTGCTCGGGGCGCTCCTCTTCGCGCTGGCGCTCGCGGCCGAGCCGCCGGCCGGCGCGGCCCCGCCGGAGGAGCCGCTCTTCAGCGAGCTCCACGGGGCCGCCCCGCGACCCCCCATCCCCGACCTGACCCGGCTCGTGAAGGCGGCCATGCCCGCGGTGGTGAGCGTCATCACCACCGCCCCGCCGGAGGCGCCCAAGGGCGGCGGGCCGGGCCAGGGCGCGCCCGAGGACCTCTTCGACCGGTACCACGACGGCGCGCCGAAGAAGGGGCTCGGCACCGGCTTCGTCATCCACCGCGACGGCTGGATCCTCACCAACGCGCACGTGGTGGAGGGCGCCGCGCAGGTGGAGGTGGACCTCGGCGAGGACGGCCAGCGCGTGCCGGCCCGGATCGTCGGCGCCGACGGGCCCACCGACGTGGCGCTCCTCAAGGTGGAGGTGCCGGAGCCGCTGCCGGTGGTGCCCCTCGGCGACTCCGACCGGGTGGAGATCGCCGAGTGGGCGCTGGTGCTCGGGAACCCCTTCGGCCTGAGCCACTCGGTGACCTTCGGGATCGTGAGCCACACCGGGCGGGACGACGTGTCGCCGGCCGGCCGCGAGGGCTTCTACGACTTCATCCAGACCGACGCCTCCATCAACCCCGGCAACTCCGGCGGCCCGGTCCTCAACCTGCGCGGGGAGGTGGTGGGCATCGCCACCGCCGTGAACGCCACCGGCCAGGGCATCGGCTTCGCCGTCCCCATCAACATGGCGAAGGAGATCCTGGGGCAGCTCCGCGCGCAGGGGAAGGTGGTGCGGAGCTGGCTCGGGGTCTCGGTGCGCGAGGTGTCGCGCGACCTCGCCCGGGCGGCGGGCCTGGGCGCCGAGCGGGGGGTGATGGTGACGAGCGTGGCCGAGGGCGGGCCGGGGGCGCGGGCCGGGCTGCGCGTGGGCGACGTCATCACCGGCTTCGGCGGGCGGGCGGTGCGCAACGCGGCGCGGCTGCGCTGGCAGGTGGCCACCGCGGGCGTGGGGCGGCGCGTGGCGCTCACCATCCGGCGCGGGAGGGACGAGGAGCGGGCGCTCGCCGTGCAGCTCACCCCGGCGCCGCCCGGCGAGGAGCGGGTCGCCGGAGCCAGGGCGCCGTCCCCGGGGCAGGAGGCCTCCGGCGGCGACTGA
- a CDS encoding RNA methyltransferase: protein MRPDRVVLVLHRPSSADNIGAAARAMKNFGLSRLAIVAPPSWSGPARSGGAATGREDVLARARVLARRASDLLDAAEIAPDARAALAGATWVCGTTSRALEGRPRLTPRELAAEVARRSEAGPVAVLFGEERRGLSDEELELCQAACTIPTSPAYDSMNLAQAVAVLSYELSQAASAPLAAPPPAEPARHATVEALFGRLEALLSATGYLNPQNPTQILADLRRLLARAEPTQREVELLAAAVKSVERRLRAP, encoded by the coding sequence ATGCGCCCGGATCGCGTCGTCCTCGTCCTGCATCGCCCCTCCAGCGCCGACAACATCGGCGCCGCGGCGCGGGCGATGAAGAACTTCGGGCTCTCCCGCCTGGCGATCGTGGCTCCGCCCTCCTGGAGCGGACCCGCGCGGAGCGGGGGGGCGGCGACCGGGCGCGAGGACGTGCTCGCCCGCGCCCGGGTGCTCGCCCGGCGGGCGAGCGACCTGCTCGACGCGGCCGAGATCGCGCCCGACGCCCGCGCGGCGCTCGCCGGGGCGACCTGGGTCTGCGGGACCACCTCCCGCGCGCTCGAGGGCCGGCCGCGGCTCACCCCGCGCGAGCTCGCCGCCGAGGTCGCCCGCCGCAGCGAGGCCGGGCCGGTGGCGGTCCTCTTCGGCGAGGAGCGCCGCGGGCTCTCCGACGAGGAGCTCGAGCTCTGCCAGGCCGCCTGCACCATCCCCACGAGCCCGGCCTACGACTCGATGAACCTGGCGCAGGCGGTCGCGGTGCTCTCCTACGAGCTCTCGCAGGCCGCCTCGGCGCCGCTCGCCGCGCCGCCGCCGGCCGAGCCGGCGCGCCACGCCACCGTCGAGGCGCTCTTCGGCCGGCTCGAGGCGCTCCTGTCGGCGACGGGCTACCTCAACCCGCAGAACCCGACGCAGATCCTGGCCGACCTGCGCCGCCTGCTCGCGCGCGCCGAGCCCACGCAGCGCGAGGTGGAGCTGCTCGCGGCGGCGGTGAAGTCGGTCGAGCGCCGCCTGCGCGCGCCCTGA
- a CDS encoding phosphoribosylaminoimidazolesuccinocarboxamide synthase has protein sequence MITEPRIRAQLAHTLREFDAPALGTLYRGKVRDNYSQDGRIVMVTTDRVSAFDHVLGTIPFKGEVLSRLTLFWFDKVKDIAPTHVLSSPDPSVMVVKRAQALPVEIVIRGYITGSLWRDYQAGKAGAYGIDWPAGLTRDQRLAAPIITPSTKAEYGKHDEPISEAEILRQGLVPKDVWTEATAVAHRLFARGQEWAHQRGLILVDTKYEMGIADGKLVVIDEIHTPDSSRYWVEASYAERFARGEEPEMLDKENIRQWLIKEHGFSGQGKPPPLSDDVRVMLAQKYMEAYERLTGETFESEPGSVDARIRKNLAAAGLL, from the coding sequence ATGATCACCGAACCGCGCATCCGGGCCCAGCTGGCCCACACCCTCCGTGAATTCGACGCCCCCGCCCTCGGCACGCTCTACCGGGGCAAGGTCCGCGACAACTACTCGCAGGACGGCCGGATCGTGATGGTCACCACCGACCGCGTGAGCGCCTTCGACCACGTGCTCGGCACGATCCCGTTCAAGGGCGAGGTGCTCTCCCGCCTGACGCTCTTCTGGTTCGACAAGGTGAAGGACATCGCCCCGACCCACGTCCTCTCCTCGCCCGACCCGAGCGTCATGGTGGTGAAGCGGGCGCAGGCGCTGCCGGTCGAGATCGTGATCCGCGGCTACATCACCGGCTCGCTCTGGCGCGACTACCAGGCCGGCAAGGCCGGCGCCTACGGCATCGACTGGCCGGCGGGGCTCACCCGCGACCAGCGGCTCGCCGCGCCCATCATCACCCCGTCCACCAAGGCCGAGTACGGCAAGCACGACGAGCCCATCAGCGAGGCCGAGATCCTGCGGCAGGGGCTCGTCCCGAAGGACGTCTGGACCGAGGCGACCGCCGTGGCCCACCGGCTCTTCGCGCGCGGCCAGGAGTGGGCGCACCAGCGCGGGCTCATCCTCGTGGACACCAAGTACGAGATGGGGATCGCCGACGGGAAGCTGGTGGTCATCGACGAGATCCACACCCCCGACAGCTCCCGCTACTGGGTCGAGGCCTCCTACGCCGAGCGGTTCGCGCGCGGCGAGGAGCCGGAGATGCTCGACAAGGAGAACATCCGGCAGTGGCTCATCAAGGAGCACGGCTTCTCCGGCCAGGGCAAGCCGCCGCCGCTCTCCGACGACGTCCGGGTGATGCTGGCGCAGAAGTACATGGAGGCGTACGAGCGGCTCACCGGCGAGACGTTCGAGTCGGAGCCCGGCAGCGTGGACGCCCGCATCCGCAAGAACCTGGCGGCGGCGGGGCTGCTCTAG
- the purB gene encoding adenylosuccinate lyase, whose product MIPRYTRPEMAAVWSPERRYRIWLDVELAACEAMVRLGQVPPEDFGALQQRFQGFQFGPADVARIEEIEKTVKHDVIAFLTYVEELGGPAARHLHKGMTSSDVLDTTLAVQLREATGLLLAGLDRVMAAVKRRAFEHKLTPMIGRSHGIHAEPITFGLKLAGWYDAWGRRREALARAGRTVAVGKISGAVGTFANVDPRVEGFVMERLGLEGGEGAATQVVNRDRHAELFCALALCGGTLEQQATEVRHLQRTEVREAEEPFTAGQKGSSAMPHKRNPILSENLTGLARLLRSYALAALEDVALWHERDISHSSVERVIGPDATLALDFALHRFAGMIENLRVYPERMKENLDLTGGLYEAQRVLLALVGKGVARQEGYVYVQRNAMKVWEDRIDFRSALKKDPDVRRALDEAEIDACFALDYHLQHVDTIFQRVFGR is encoded by the coding sequence ATGATCCCGCGTTACACCCGTCCCGAGATGGCGGCCGTCTGGTCGCCTGAGCGGCGCTACCGGATCTGGCTCGACGTCGAGCTCGCCGCCTGCGAGGCGATGGTCCGCCTGGGCCAGGTGCCGCCCGAGGACTTCGGCGCGCTCCAGCAGCGCTTCCAGGGCTTCCAGTTCGGCCCGGCCGACGTGGCGCGGATCGAGGAGATCGAGAAGACGGTCAAGCACGACGTCATCGCCTTCCTCACCTACGTGGAGGAGCTCGGCGGCCCGGCCGCGCGCCACCTGCACAAGGGGATGACCAGCTCCGACGTCCTCGACACCACCCTCGCGGTGCAGCTCCGCGAGGCGACGGGCCTGCTCCTCGCCGGCCTGGACCGGGTGATGGCGGCGGTGAAGCGCCGCGCCTTCGAGCACAAGCTCACCCCGATGATCGGCCGCAGCCACGGCATCCACGCCGAGCCCATCACCTTCGGGCTCAAGCTCGCCGGCTGGTACGACGCCTGGGGGCGCCGGCGCGAGGCGCTGGCGCGGGCTGGCCGCACCGTCGCGGTGGGCAAGATCTCCGGCGCGGTCGGGACCTTCGCCAACGTCGATCCCCGGGTCGAGGGCTTCGTGATGGAGCGGCTCGGCCTCGAGGGCGGCGAGGGGGCGGCCACGCAGGTGGTGAACCGCGACCGGCACGCGGAGCTCTTCTGCGCCCTCGCGCTCTGCGGCGGTACGCTCGAGCAGCAGGCCACCGAGGTGCGCCACCTGCAGCGCACGGAGGTCCGCGAGGCGGAGGAGCCGTTCACCGCCGGCCAGAAGGGCTCCTCGGCGATGCCGCACAAGCGGAACCCCATCCTCTCCGAGAACCTCACCGGCCTCGCCCGCCTGCTCCGCTCCTACGCGCTGGCGGCGCTCGAGGACGTGGCGCTCTGGCACGAGCGCGACATCAGCCACTCCTCGGTGGAGCGGGTCATCGGCCCCGACGCCACCCTCGCGCTCGACTTCGCCCTGCACCGGTTCGCCGGCATGATCGAGAACCTGCGCGTCTACCCGGAGCGGATGAAGGAGAACCTCGACCTCACGGGCGGGCTCTACGAGGCCCAGCGCGTGCTGCTCGCCCTGGTCGGGAAGGGGGTGGCGCGGCAGGAGGGGTACGTCTACGTCCAGCGCAACGCGATGAAGGTCTGGGAGGACAGGATCGACTTCCGGTCGGCGCTCAAGAAGGACCCGGACGTCCGGCGCGCGCTCGACGAGGCCGAGATCGACGCCTGCTTCGCGCTCGACTACCATCTCCAGCACGTGGACACGATCTTCCAGCGAGTGTTCGGTCGATGA
- the dut gene encoding dUTP diphosphatase yields MSVTVKIQRVAGRGEPLELPSYQTAGSAGLDLRADEACLLAPGERRLVPTGLRLELPAGYEGQVRPRSGLALKHGVGMVNAPGTIDSDYRGEVGVILVNWGQAPFEVRRGERIAQLVVAPVVRAELELADALAGSDRGAGGFGSTGR; encoded by the coding sequence ATGAGCGTCACCGTGAAGATCCAGCGCGTCGCCGGCCGGGGCGAGCCGCTCGAGCTGCCCTCGTACCAGACGGCGGGCTCCGCCGGCCTCGACCTCCGCGCCGACGAGGCCTGCCTCCTCGCGCCGGGGGAGCGGCGGCTCGTGCCCACCGGGCTCCGGCTCGAGCTCCCCGCCGGCTACGAGGGCCAGGTGCGCCCGCGCTCCGGGCTCGCGCTGAAGCACGGCGTCGGCATGGTCAACGCCCCGGGCACCATCGACAGCGACTACCGCGGCGAGGTGGGCGTCATCCTGGTGAACTGGGGCCAGGCGCCGTTCGAGGTCCGGCGCGGGGAGCGGATCGCCCAGCTCGTCGTGGCCCCGGTGGTCCGGGCCGAGCTCGAGCTCGCCGACGCGCTCGCGGGCTCGGACCGGGGCGCCGGCGGCTTCGGCTCGACCGGCCGCTGA
- the pnp gene encoding polyribonucleotide nucleotidyltransferase, with protein sequence MTPIQQKVQCGAKEILLETGKVAKQADGAVWVRCGDSIVLVTVVSAKEKKEGIDFFPLTVDYQEKLFAAGKIPGSFFRREGRLTERETLVSRIIDRSCRPLFPEGYANETQIIATVVSFDQENDTDVLALTGASAALQVSNVPFNGPIAGVRVGRINGQFVANPTLAQRGECDMDIVLAASRDAIVMVEGGAHEVDEKTMVDALLFGQAAVKELLDAQEALGKAAVGGGVKRAFEAPKADEALKEKVKSLTWEKVKEAYSRNEKHDRYGRLSEIKKEMMEAFKAEAAGDAARLAALAQREKEIKGYYEDVKYEYMRKMITDEKRRIGGRGETDIRKITCEVGLLPRVHGSALFTRGETQALVATTLGTAEDEQRVEQLTGMSFKKFMLHYNFPPFSVGEAKFLRGPGRREIGHGALAERALRQVMPDSAKFPYTVRIVSDIMESNGSSSMASVCGGCLSLMDAGVPIKAPVAGIAMGLIKEGAKIAILSDILGDEDHLGDMDFKVCGTEAGITSIQMDIKIGGVTREILERALAQAAQGRKHILGEMAKALTAPRGDVSAYAPRITTLKIRPERIKDVIGPGGKVIKEIVATTGCAINVEDDGTVSVASSDQERVAAAIKRIKDLTQEAEVGKTYLGTVRKIVEFGAFVELFPGTDGLIHISELSDKRVKSVSDVLSEGEEVMVKVVSVDRAGKIRLSRKEALADAAKKDGEPKAEAKPEVK encoded by the coding sequence ATGACTCCCATCCAGCAGAAGGTGCAGTGCGGCGCGAAGGAGATCCTGCTCGAGACCGGCAAGGTCGCCAAGCAGGCCGACGGCGCGGTCTGGGTCCGCTGCGGCGACTCGATCGTCCTCGTGACCGTGGTCTCGGCGAAGGAGAAGAAGGAGGGCATCGACTTCTTCCCGCTCACCGTGGACTACCAGGAGAAGCTCTTCGCCGCGGGCAAGATCCCGGGCAGCTTCTTCCGCCGCGAGGGCCGGCTCACCGAGCGCGAGACGCTGGTCTCCCGCATCATCGACCGCTCCTGCCGCCCCCTCTTCCCCGAGGGCTACGCCAACGAGACCCAGATCATCGCCACCGTCGTCTCCTTCGACCAGGAGAACGACACCGACGTGCTGGCGCTGACCGGCGCCTCGGCGGCGCTCCAGGTCTCGAACGTCCCCTTCAACGGCCCCATCGCCGGCGTCCGCGTCGGCCGCATCAACGGCCAGTTCGTCGCCAACCCCACCCTCGCCCAGCGCGGCGAGTGCGACATGGACATCGTGCTGGCCGCCTCGCGCGACGCCATCGTGATGGTCGAGGGCGGCGCCCACGAGGTGGACGAGAAGACCATGGTGGACGCGCTCCTCTTCGGCCAGGCGGCCGTGAAGGAGCTGCTCGACGCCCAGGAGGCGCTCGGCAAGGCCGCCGTCGGTGGCGGCGTGAAGCGCGCCTTCGAGGCGCCCAAGGCCGACGAGGCGCTCAAGGAGAAGGTGAAGTCCCTCACCTGGGAGAAGGTGAAGGAGGCCTACTCCCGCAACGAGAAGCACGACCGCTACGGCCGCCTCTCCGAGATCAAGAAGGAGATGATGGAGGCCTTCAAGGCCGAGGCCGCCGGCGACGCCGCCAGGCTGGCCGCGCTCGCCCAGCGCGAGAAGGAGATCAAGGGCTACTACGAGGACGTGAAGTACGAGTACATGCGCAAGATGATCACCGATGAGAAGCGTCGCATCGGTGGCCGCGGCGAGACCGACATCCGCAAGATCACCTGCGAGGTCGGCCTGCTCCCGCGCGTGCACGGCTCGGCCCTCTTCACCCGCGGCGAGACCCAGGCGCTCGTCGCCACCACCCTCGGCACCGCCGAGGACGAGCAGCGCGTCGAGCAGCTCACCGGCATGAGCTTCAAGAAGTTCATGCTGCACTACAACTTCCCGCCGTTCTCGGTCGGCGAGGCCAAGTTCCTGCGCGGCCCCGGCCGGCGCGAGATCGGCCACGGCGCCCTCGCCGAGCGCGCCCTGCGCCAGGTGATGCCGGACAGCGCGAAGTTCCCCTACACGGTCCGCATCGTCTCCGACATCATGGAGTCGAACGGCTCGTCCTCGATGGCGTCGGTCTGCGGCGGCTGCCTCTCGCTGATGGACGCCGGCGTGCCCATCAAGGCCCCGGTGGCCGGCATCGCCATGGGCCTCATCAAGGAGGGCGCGAAGATCGCCATCCTCTCCGACATCCTCGGCGACGAGGACCACCTCGGCGACATGGACTTCAAGGTCTGCGGCACCGAGGCCGGCATCACCTCGATCCAGATGGACATCAAGATCGGGGGCGTGACCCGCGAGATCCTGGAGCGCGCGCTCGCCCAGGCCGCCCAGGGCCGCAAGCACATCCTCGGCGAGATGGCCAAGGCCCTCACGGCGCCGCGCGGCGACGTGTCCGCCTACGCGCCCCGCATCACCACCCTGAAGATCCGCCCCGAGCGCATCAAGGACGTCATCGGGCCCGGCGGCAAGGTCATCAAGGAGATCGTCGCCACCACCGGCTGCGCCATCAACGTCGAGGACGACGGCACGGTCTCGGTGGCGAGCTCCGACCAGGAGCGCGTCGCCGCCGCCATCAAGCGCATCAAGGACCTCACCCAGGAGGCGGAGGTGGGCAAGACCTACCTCGGCACCGTGCGCAAGATCGTGGAGTTCGGCGCCTTCGTGGAGCTCTTCCCGGGCACCGACGGCCTCATCCACATCTCCGAGCTCTCCGACAAGCGCGTGAAGAGCGTCTCCGACGTCCTCTCCGAGGGCGAGGAGGTGATGGTGAAGGTCGTCTCCGTCGACCGCGCCGGCAAGATCCGGCTCTCGCGCAAGGAGGCCCTCGCCGACGCCGCCAAGAAGGACGGCGAGCCGAAGGCCGAGGCCAAGCCCGAGGTCAAGTAG
- the rpsO gene encoding 30S ribosomal protein S15 — MALVQEKKSELVQKFRRHDSDTGSPEVQVALLTERITYLTEHFKTHKKDHHSRRGLLKLVGQRRRLLDYLRTVDQNRYKALIDSLGIRK, encoded by the coding sequence ATGGCGTTGGTCCAGGAGAAGAAGTCCGAGCTCGTCCAGAAGTTCCGCCGTCACGACAGCGACACCGGGTCCCCCGAGGTCCAGGTCGCCCTGCTCACCGAGCGGATCACCTACCTGACCGAGCACTTCAAGACCCACAAGAAGGACCACCACAGCCGCCGCGGCCTGCTGAAGCTGGTCGGCCAGCGGCGCCGGCTCCTCGACTACCTCCGCACCGTCGACCAGAACCGCTACAAGGCGCTGATCGACAGCCTCGGCATCCGCAAGTAG
- the truB gene encoding tRNA pseudouridine(55) synthase TruB gives MTTGVLVVDKPAGPTSFDVVRRVSRLFGREKAGHTGTLDPAATGVLGVCLGEAVKLQRFLMEGDKAYEALVAFGASTTTEDAEGELVEVRDPAGLDEARVRAALPAFVGELRQVPPMYSAVRVDGRRLHESARRGEEVAREPRTVRVDALELLGFEPPREGRAMARLRVACGKGTYVRTLAVDLGRALGLPAHLAALRRTAAGPFRLEQSIPLEEAERLGRETPAALAARLVPLEAALGFLPAVRLSEGEARDLRHGRLLPLPEVPPGYSVALGPGGEVLAVCEPSGGRLKPVRVLQGTN, from the coding sequence GTGACCACCGGCGTCCTCGTCGTCGACAAGCCCGCCGGCCCCACGAGCTTCGACGTGGTGCGCCGGGTGTCGCGCCTCTTCGGGCGCGAGAAGGCCGGTCACACCGGCACCCTCGACCCGGCGGCCACCGGCGTGCTGGGGGTCTGCCTCGGCGAGGCGGTCAAGCTGCAGCGCTTCCTCATGGAGGGCGACAAGGCCTACGAGGCCCTGGTCGCCTTCGGCGCCTCCACCACCACCGAGGACGCCGAGGGCGAGCTGGTCGAGGTGCGCGACCCCGCCGGCCTCGACGAGGCCCGGGTGCGCGCCGCGCTGCCGGCCTTCGTCGGCGAGCTCCGCCAGGTGCCGCCGATGTACTCCGCGGTCCGGGTGGACGGGCGCCGGCTCCACGAGTCGGCCCGCCGGGGCGAGGAGGTCGCGCGCGAGCCGCGCACCGTCCGCGTGGACGCCCTCGAGCTCCTCGGGTTCGAGCCGCCGCGGGAGGGGCGGGCGATGGCCCGCCTCCGGGTCGCCTGCGGGAAGGGCACCTACGTCCGCACCCTGGCGGTCGATCTCGGCCGCGCGCTCGGGCTGCCGGCGCACCTCGCCGCGCTGCGGCGCACCGCGGCCGGCCCGTTCCGGCTCGAGCAGTCCATCCCCCTCGAGGAGGCGGAGCGGCTCGGGCGCGAGACCCCCGCCGCCCTCGCCGCCCGGCTGGTGCCGCTCGAGGCGGCGCTCGGCTTCCTGCCGGCCGTCCGGCTCTCCGAGGGGGAGGCGCGCGATCTGCGCCACGGTCGCCTCCTCCCTTTGCCGGAGGTGCCTCCGGGGTACTCGGTGGCGCTGGGACCGGGGGGCGAGGTGCTGGCGGTGTGCGAGCCGTCCGGCGGGAGGCTCAAGCCGGTGCGGGTGCTCCAAGGAACGAATTGA